Genomic DNA from Hypanus sabinus isolate sHypSab1 chromosome 14, sHypSab1.hap1, whole genome shotgun sequence:
cattgctaccatcgaggaggaggtacaggagcctgaagatacacactcaatgattcaggaacagcttccttcccttcaggtttctgaatggactatgaacactacctcacatctttgctctctttttgccctacttatttgttttcaatatatttcttattgtaagttatttttttattatgtactgctgccacaaaacaacaaatttcatgacataggctagtgatattaaatctgattctgaggtcaagagtccatctataAGAGAAACATTCATTAAACTTCTAACAGTAGACTGCTCCAAAACATTACTTGTAAAGTTCACTAAAACATTGAAAATCTGGTAAACATTGTCCTGCATGGCTCATAGTCCTCTTGGATTGAAGTTAAACTAAATTAAGTCCTGATAAAGGCTTTCGGCCTGAACTAGTGACTGgttctctccataggtgctgcctgattttCCACATTCCTTCGACCTcaagtttgtttattattttttaagaACATTTGCTAAAGATTCTGAATTAGAAAATCACATGTTGACTTGATAAAGGTAGACCAGAGGATAAAGCTTATATCAAATGGACAGCCAGCGACTTCCCAGGGGTAAACTAGTTAATACAGGGGGATATAAATTTGAGATGTTGTGATTAAAATGTAGAACAGATGTCAAGAGGTAGGTTTATTAAACAgtggtgattgtgtggaatgcactgctgggttGGGGGGAATGAtagagggacatttaagagattcttagataggcacatgaatgatagaaaacaatggagagttatgtaggagggagggtTGGTTGATCTTAAGAGTTGGTTAAAATGTCACCACAGTATCATGGGCCAACAGCCTGTTTTGTCCTGAACTGTTCTGTGTTAATTTGAGATTTGTTGTGCATTGTAAATTAACAGGAATAACTGAACATTTAAATGTTTTACTAATGTTTTGCCTTTCTTTTTCTCGGTCCTGCTGTCCCCCATCCTGTTTAAAGGTTGCAAAATCAAAGCACTAAGAGCAAAAACCAACACTTATATCAAAACTCCAGTTCGAGGAGAAGAGCCCATCTTTGTTGTCACTGGGAGAAAGGAGGATGTGGCAATGgccaagagggagatcatttCAGCTGCAGAACACTTCTCAATGATACGAGCATCCCGAAACAAAAATGGGGTTGTACCTGGCGCTCCTTCTGGAATACCTGGCCTCGCTGTACCTGGGACTCCCAATCTGCCTGGGCAAACCACCATTCAGGTACGGGTTCCTTACCGTGTGGTGGGTTTGGTAGTGGGGCCCAAAGGAGCCACGATTAAACGTATTCAACAGCAAACCCATACGTACATAGTCACTCCCAGTCGGGACAAGGAGCCGGTGTTCGAAGTGACCGGTATGCCTGAGAACGTTGACCGAGCTAGGGAGGAAATAGAAGCACACATTGCTGTTCGTACGGGCAACTACATTGAAGTAAATGAAGAGAATGACTTCCACTCAAATGGCACAGATGTGAGTTTTGACAGCAGTGGGTTTGAGTCAACGTGGGGGAAGATGAGCTCTGTTCCCACCACCCGCAACAGACTTCTCTCCAGCTACAGAAACGACAGCTCCAGCTCCCTCGGGAGTGGATCAACTGATTCCTACTTTGGAAATAACCAGGTGGCTGACTTTAGCCCGACAAGTCCATTCAGTGCGAGCGGTTTCTGGTTCGGCGAGTCTGTTGCAACCATGAGTTCGGATGATTTGGGCTTTGAATCATCTGCTTTTGACCCTCTTCCGGCCACACCTCAGTCTGTGATCTGGTGTCCATTTGAACAGGGAAATCCTGTTGGCATTGCTAATGAATCGGCTGCTGGTGCAATAACCCACGATAGTCAGCCAACCACCCCCCGCCTATCACCGACCTTTATGGAAAACATAGAGATCCACCTTGCCAGGAGGCCTTGCAGTGATCCCTTGAACATGGTCAGTCAAGTTGGGCTTCCAGTATACATCTCTGCCTTCTCCAACGGTACGAGTTAC
This window encodes:
- the LOC132405024 gene encoding RNA-binding E3 ubiquitin-protein ligase MEX3C → MPSSTVFTEVERDDGDSRPLHIAMEQLSVFGLPDSPPPSAQHRRGPDSDSPPSPPPPSSAGAGGVSVSGPGVGPLHPPQGAAPCPGGLPLVSSVLALFDAEQVQPPQQQPPPRKKSVNMTECVPVPSSEHVAEIVGRQGCKIKALRAKTNTYIKTPVRGEEPIFVVTGRKEDVAMAKREIISAAEHFSMIRASRNKNGVVPGAPSGIPGLAVPGTPNLPGQTTIQVRVPYRVVGLVVGPKGATIKRIQQQTHTYIVTPSRDKEPVFEVTGMPENVDRAREEIEAHIAVRTGNYIEVNEENDFHSNGTDVSFDSSGFESTWGKMSSVPTTRNRLLSSYRNDSSSSLGSGSTDSYFGNNQVADFSPTSPFSASGFWFGESVATMSSDDLGFESSAFDPLPATPQSVIWCPFEQGNPVGIANESAAGAITHDSQPTTPRLSPTFMENIEIHLARRPCSDPLNMVSQVGLPVYISAFSNGTSYSSNSSATSGSPTDSSGSGMARGKRDCVVCFESEVIAALVPCGHNHFCMECANRICDKEEPVCPVCNALVTQAIRIYSMDQLAG